The Spirosoma oryzicola region GAAAACGACAATACTCCGGCAATGGAAAAAACCCAGCACCCTAAAGAGCGGTATATGTACTGGTACGAATCGATGCAATTACAGCGGAAATTCGAAGAGAAAGCCGGTCAGCTCTACGGACAACAGAAAATCCGGGGTTTCTGCCATTTATACATTGGTCAGGAAGCGGGTTCGTCGGGGGCGGTTTCGGCCTTAACAAAAGATGATAAGTGGATTACCGCTTACCGTGATCATGGTTTTCCGCTTGCACTGGGTTCCGACCCAAAGGCGGTGATGGCCGAGTTATTCGCCAAACAAACTGGCTCTTCGAAAGGTAAAGGCGGCTCAATGCACATTTTCGACAAGTCGGTCAACTTCATGGGCGGTCACGGTATCGTTGGTGCTCAGATTCCGATGGGTGCTGGTATCGCTTTTGCTGAGAAATACAACAAGACCGGTAACCTGTGCATCTGCTTTATGGGCGATGGTGCCGTACGGCAAGGTGCCTTCCACGAAGCCTTCAACATGGCCATGCTCTGGAAATTACCCGTCATCTTCGTCGTTGAAAACAACGGTTATGCGATGGGAACATCGGTAGCGCGTACTTCGAACGTAACGGAATTGTACACGCTGGCTGAGGCTTACGATATGCCCGCTGAACCCGTAGACGCCATGAGCGTTGAAGCGGTTCACGAAGCGGTTAGCCGTGCTGCTGAACGTGCCCGCGCAAACGAAGGCCCCACCTTTCTGGAGTTCCGTACGTACCGGTATCGTGGTCACTCGATGTCCGATCCGCAGAAATACCGTTCTAAGGATGAAGTTGAGCAATATAAGCAACGCGATCCTATCGAGCAGGTAAAAGCACATATTCTGGAGCAGGGCTTAGCCACAGAAGAGGATCTGGCTGCTATTGATAAAAAGATCAAAGGTATCGTAGACGAATCCGTCAAATTTGCGGAAGAATCGCCTTACCCAGCACCCGAGGAAGCGTACAAGGACGTTTACGTACAACAGGACTATCCATTCCTGATGGAGTAATCTCCTGATAAGTAATACAGTCTTTCCAGAAAGCCCGAGCTAATCAGTTCGGGCTTCTTGTTTTGAACTATTTCTTATTTTTACATGTATATACATTAAATGTAACGACATCACAAAGGATTAAATAAAACAAATTAACCCATTTACCACTTTCAAAGCCATGGAAACGCTCATAAACGGTCTGCACCACGTCACCACCTTAGCTGGCGATACGCAACGCAACGTTGATTATTATACAGATATATTAGGTCTTCGGCTGGTCAAAAAAACCGTCAACTTCGATGCGCCGGATGTTTATCATTTATACTATGGTAATGAAACCGGTTCGCCAGGAACGATTCTTACGTTCTTTCCGTACGGTAACTTGCCCCGTGGTCGTAAAGGTGTTGGGCAGTTAACGTATACGGCCTTTTCGGCACCGATAGCGTCGATGAGTTTCTGGATGGACCGATTGCATGAACGCAACATTCCGTACGCAGGACCTTACAAACGGTATTCGGAAACGTATTTACGCTTTGAAGATTTTGACGGTATGGGTATTGAACTCGTGTTTACGAACGAAGACCAACGCCCAGGCTGGGACAACGGACGAATTCCGTCTGATTTCGCTATCCGGGGTTTCCATACGGTTACCTTGAATGAGTCGAACCCAGATCGTACGATTGAACTGCTGACCCAGCATATGCAACATACACTGGTAAGCGAGGAGGATGGACGGTTCCGGTTCAAAGCAGGCAGTGGCGGTCCGGGTAATTACGTCGACGTGCTGCATTCGCCTAAAGACGTGCGGTCGTTGCAGGGTGCAGGGTCGGTACACCACGTAGCCTTCTCGACAGATTCGGACGAAACGCAGGCGATTATTCAGGATAAATTGCTGACGGCCGGTTACCACGTCACTCCCGTTCAGGATCGTAACTATTTTAACAGTATCTACTTCCGTGAACCCGGCGGTATTCTTTTCGAAGTTGCTACGAACCCACCAGGATTTGCCGTTGATGAACCGGTTGCGGAGTTAGGAACTGCGCTGAAATTGCCCCCCCAGTACGAAGCTCGTCGGGCTGCTCTGGAAGCGGAATTACCAACGATCGTTTTAAAATAAAGCTATAAACGTCGCTACACGGAGATCATAGACAGCTTATGTCTTATCGATCTACGTGTAGCGCTACAAACTCTTAGCTGTACTCATGATTCATAATCCAAACAACATTCGAACTGCCGGAAAACCGCTTGAAGAAGCGTCTAAAGTAATGGTGATGGTTCATGGCCGGGGCGGTTCAGCAAGTGATATTTTGTCGCTGTCCCAGTACATCGATGATACTGACTTTGCTTTCATCGCCCCGGAAGCGCAGGGTAATACGTGGTATCCTTACTCGTTTCTGCGCCCAATGGCTGAAAACGAACCTTATTTATCCTCGGCTCTCGAAGTGCTGACAAGTCTGCGGGCACGATTGCAATCGGACTTCAATTTTAAATTACCCCAGATCTACTGGCTTGGTTTTTCGCAGGGTGCCTGTTTGTTACTAGAATTTTTGGCGCGCAATCCAGCTGGTTACGGTGGCATATTTGGTTTGAGTGGTGGATTGATAGGCCCGCCGGATACGCCACGACTATACGAAGGATCATTCGATAAGACACCGGTTTTTCTGGGTTGCGGTGTTCCCGATACGCACGTACCCAAAGAGCGAGTACTGGAATCCGAGCAGGTTTTTCAGCGTATGGGCGCTGACGTGACGCTAAAATTATACCCAAATTTTCCGCACACCATTAACGAAGATGAGCTAAACATTGTTAATTTGCTATTAGCAGGTCCCAAATAGACTAGCTTACATTTAACAACAATGCCTATGAGCCAATATATGGTTGAATTTGACCTTCCGGCTGTAATGGACGAGGGGTTTACAAACCGGATTCCAGCCCAACGGCTCAAAGTGGAAGAATTAATGGAAAAAGGTTCTTTACTATCTTATTCGCTTTCGGTAGATCGGCAAAAGCTGTGGTGCATTTTCAAAGCCGATTCGGAGTTGGAAGTCATGGAATCGATTTCGGAGTTTCCCCTGATCAAATACATGACGCCGATGATTACCGAGTTGATGTTTCATAATATGGTGGCGGCTCGGATTCCCCTTTTTTCGCTTAATTAGCACAAAAAAGCCCTCATTGCAGAGGGCTTTTTTGTGAGCCAATACTTTTTCGCAATTTTGGACCGTCATTTACTACGGTCATGATTCAATCTTTCTTTCGCACACTTTGGTACTTTAGCCTGTTTGTATTGCTGATACCAGCGTCTGTTGGTTGCCGGTCAGATCAGCAGGATAACAACCGGCAAAACACCTATCAGCAGGAGCAAAGCTATCCTCAAAAGCATCAGCGCCACAAACACCAACGACAGCGGGCACGCACTGACGAAAACAATTAGTATTCGACTTCATCAGAAGCGAACGTTCAAGCGGGCGAGATACCGGCTAAAGTACTTAAGGTGTTGGACTACGTTCGCCGGTATGGCCGGGCACCCGATGGCTACGTAGGTGGTCGAACCTTTGGTAATTACGAAGGCCACCTGCCCAAACAGGATAATTCGGGCGATCGTGTCCGTTATCGGGAGTGGGACGTTAACCCTAAAATTCAGGGTCGTAACCGAGGCACTGAACGGTTGATCACGGGTTCCGACGAGCGGGCGTATTTCACCCAAGACCATTACAACTCATTTACCGAAATCAAATGAACCCAAACATTTTTATAAGCAAGGCCGAATACGAATTAGAAGCGCCATTCGGTAATGATTTTATTGCACACATCGACGGTCAGAGAACAGCTACGCTACGCCAGTTCTATGAAGAAATCGCTGACCTGCTCGAAATTCCTGACTTTGGCTTTAATCTTGATGCACTCAACGATTCGCTCAACGATCTGCAATGGCTTGAAGACAAGCGGATAGTCCTGTATATCACAAATACCAACGACTTCATTAGCAAAGAGCGTGATCCGGCCAAAATTGGCAGCGTATTGAGCCTGCTCGATGCCACCGCCGAAGATTGGAAATGGGTTGACGATGAAGATGAGTTAACCGACCGTAAGGAGATCGTCATCGTGTTTGAAGACAGCCCCCGCATTCGGAAGTTACTCGATCAGGAAGCGATTGATTATAACGAATTAGCCGAGTTGAAATAAGCCGCTAACTGCAACAAATTTCTGCTACATACTGTTAAATATAAGCCGCCGGAACGCCTTCCAGCGGCTTTTCGCGTTTGTTCATTACAATCTGAACGTCACTTGAAACCAGAAGAATTGATCGGTCTTTATACCGACGATAGTTATATAAAACTGCTGACTGAGCCTTTCAGCCGGAAGCAGACCAGCGAGCCGCAACGCTTGCAGATCAAGGGAATGGCGGGAAGCTTGGACGCCGTATTTGCATCGTCAATTTACAAATCGGTTGGTGGTAACCACTTGTACATCCTGACCGATCGCGACGAAGCAGCTTACTTCTTTAATGATTTGCAGAATCTGCTCGGTCGGGAGATTTTGCTGTTCCCGATGTCATATAAAAAGCCGTATCAATACGAAGAGGTAGAAAATGCCAACGTGTTGATGCGCGCGGAGGTGCTTAACAAACTTAATCCAGCTCCCAAGGGTGGTTTGCTGATGGTAACCTATCCAGAAGCGCTGTCGGAGAAAGTAATCAACAAGCGGTCGTTGCAAGCCAATACGCTGACGATTCGGGTAGGAGAGAAGCTAGACACCAACTTCGTTTCTGAACTGCTCCAGAACTACGAGTTTGAGAAGACGGATTTCGTTTACGAAGCGGGACAGTTTTCGGTACGTGGGGGTATTATTGATGTTTTTTCCTTCGCCAGTGAATTTCCATTTCGGATTGACTTGTTCGACGACGAGGTAGAAAGCATCCGGAAGTTCAATCCAGAGACCCAGCTATCGACGGACCCGGTTGACTTTATCAACATCATTCCGAACATCCAGACAAAACTAGTTGAAGAGACCCGCGAACCGTTTTTCGACTTTCTGCCCGATAACACAACAGTTTGGGCAAAAGACGTTGAGTTTACGCTCGAAATCATTGAGAAATGCTACGAGAAAGCCGAGCAAAGCTTTTCGTCGGTACTGGCGAGCAGCGGAGGTATTCAGATTGTATCTAATCCTGGCGATTTATTTGAAACGCGCCGTACGTTCCTGAACGAGCTGAAAAGCTTCCGAACAGTTGAGTTTGGTCGTAAATTCTACTTCAAAACTGACGGTCGTCAACAGTATAGTTCGAAACCGCAGCCATCGTTCAACAAAGATTTCAAGCGCTTGGTGGATACGCTGGGCGAAAATCAATCGAAAGGGTACACGAACGTCATTGCAGCCGAGTCGTTTAAGCAGCTAGACCGGCTACGAACCATTTTTGAAGAACTTGACCCATTCGTTAAGTTTCAGCCACTGAACATTGGCTTGCGGGAAGGATTCATTGACGACGCACTCAAGATCGTCTGCTTTACCGATCACCAGATTTTTGATCGTTATTATAAGTACCGGGTCCAGGATAAGTTTTCCAAATCAAAAGCGCTTACCCTACGCGAACTCAAGACATTACAGCCCGGCGATTACGTCACGCACGTCGATCACGGTATTGGCCGGTTTGCTGGTCTGGAAAAGGTCGATCATGCCGGCAACGAACAGGAAGCGATTCGGCTCATCTACCGCGACAACGACATTTTGCTGGTGAGTATCCACAGCTTGCATAAGATCGCAAAATACAGCGGTAGAGAAGGCGGTCCCCCAACCATGAGCAAGCTCGGCTCGCAGGAATGGGAGCAGAAAAAGTCGCGGATTCGGAAGCAAGTTAAAGACATTGCTCGTGAGCTCATTGCTCTGTACGCTAAACGCCGAAGTGCACCGGGCTACGCATATAGTCGCGACAGTTTCCTTCAAGCGGAACTTGAGTCATCATTCCTATACGAGGACACACCCGATCAGGCTAAAGCGACCAATGACGTTAAAGACGACATGGAGCGACCACACCCTATGGACCGGCTTGTTTGTGGCGACGTAGGCTTTGGTAAGACCGAGATTGCGAT contains the following coding sequences:
- the mfd gene encoding transcription-repair coupling factor; translation: MKPEELIGLYTDDSYIKLLTEPFSRKQTSEPQRLQIKGMAGSLDAVFASSIYKSVGGNHLYILTDRDEAAYFFNDLQNLLGREILLFPMSYKKPYQYEEVENANVLMRAEVLNKLNPAPKGGLLMVTYPEALSEKVINKRSLQANTLTIRVGEKLDTNFVSELLQNYEFEKTDFVYEAGQFSVRGGIIDVFSFASEFPFRIDLFDDEVESIRKFNPETQLSTDPVDFINIIPNIQTKLVEETREPFFDFLPDNTTVWAKDVEFTLEIIEKCYEKAEQSFSSVLASSGGIQIVSNPGDLFETRRTFLNELKSFRTVEFGRKFYFKTDGRQQYSSKPQPSFNKDFKRLVDTLGENQSKGYTNVIAAESFKQLDRLRTIFEELDPFVKFQPLNIGLREGFIDDALKIVCFTDHQIFDRYYKYRVQDKFSKSKALTLRELKTLQPGDYVTHVDHGIGRFAGLEKVDHAGNEQEAIRLIYRDNDILLVSIHSLHKIAKYSGREGGPPTMSKLGSQEWEQKKSRIRKQVKDIARELIALYAKRRSAPGYAYSRDSFLQAELESSFLYEDTPDQAKATNDVKDDMERPHPMDRLVCGDVGFGKTEIAIRAAFKAVTDNKQVALLVPTTVLAMQHFRTFSERMADFPVKISYINRFRSAAQIKETLKGVTSGEIGILIGTHRIVNKDVKFKDLGLLIIDEEQKFGVKTKDRLKEMRVEVDVLTLTATPIPRTLHFSLMGARDLSVIATPPPNRQPVTTEVHPYNETVIRDAISYEIRRGGQVFFVHNRVNDIESIGNLILRLVPEARIGVAHGQMDGDKLEKVMTRFIEGEFDVLVSTNIIESGLDISNANTILINNAHYFGLSDLHQMRGRVGRSNRKAFCYLLTPPPSVLTSDARKRLQTLEDFSDLGEGFKIAMRDLDIRGAGNLLGAEQSGFVNDLGFEMYHKVLDEAVQELRENEFKDLFETKPGDFKLALPDTVIETDLQVVIPERYVSNISERLALYTRLDSIQNNEELQAFRQEIVDRFGPMPEEVENLIKMVNVRWKAERLYLEKLTLKNNILKGYFVSNGNDNFFKSDQFGKVIEYIKRKPALCSLKDSKSRLIFTHNNVFSVDQLNEIMGEISN
- a CDS encoding muconolactone Delta-isomerase family protein, encoding MSQYMVEFDLPAVMDEGFTNRIPAQRLKVEELMEKGSLLSYSLSVDRQKLWCIFKADSELEVMESISEFPLIKYMTPMITELMFHNMVAARIPLFSLN
- a CDS encoding alpha/beta hydrolase; the protein is MIHNPNNIRTAGKPLEEASKVMVMVHGRGGSASDILSLSQYIDDTDFAFIAPEAQGNTWYPYSFLRPMAENEPYLSSALEVLTSLRARLQSDFNFKLPQIYWLGFSQGACLLLEFLARNPAGYGGIFGLSGGLIGPPDTPRLYEGSFDKTPVFLGCGVPDTHVPKERVLESEQVFQRMGADVTLKLYPNFPHTINEDELNIVNLLLAGPK
- a CDS encoding ring-cleaving dioxygenase codes for the protein METLINGLHHVTTLAGDTQRNVDYYTDILGLRLVKKTVNFDAPDVYHLYYGNETGSPGTILTFFPYGNLPRGRKGVGQLTYTAFSAPIASMSFWMDRLHERNIPYAGPYKRYSETYLRFEDFDGMGIELVFTNEDQRPGWDNGRIPSDFAIRGFHTVTLNESNPDRTIELLTQHMQHTLVSEEDGRFRFKAGSGGPGNYVDVLHSPKDVRSLQGAGSVHHVAFSTDSDETQAIIQDKLLTAGYHVTPVQDRNYFNSIYFREPGGILFEVATNPPGFAVDEPVAELGTALKLPPQYEARRAALEAELPTIVLK
- the pdhA gene encoding pyruvate dehydrogenase (acetyl-transferring) E1 component subunit alpha, which codes for MASVKEKSERTAATENDNTPAMEKTQHPKERYMYWYESMQLQRKFEEKAGQLYGQQKIRGFCHLYIGQEAGSSGAVSALTKDDKWITAYRDHGFPLALGSDPKAVMAELFAKQTGSSKGKGGSMHIFDKSVNFMGGHGIVGAQIPMGAGIAFAEKYNKTGNLCICFMGDGAVRQGAFHEAFNMAMLWKLPVIFVVENNGYAMGTSVARTSNVTELYTLAEAYDMPAEPVDAMSVEAVHEAVSRAAERARANEGPTFLEFRTYRYRGHSMSDPQKYRSKDEVEQYKQRDPIEQVKAHILEQGLATEEDLAAIDKKIKGIVDESVKFAEESPYPAPEEAYKDVYVQQDYPFLME
- a CDS encoding barstar family protein, which encodes MNPNIFISKAEYELEAPFGNDFIAHIDGQRTATLRQFYEEIADLLEIPDFGFNLDALNDSLNDLQWLEDKRIVLYITNTNDFISKERDPAKIGSVLSLLDATAEDWKWVDDEDELTDRKEIVIVFEDSPRIRKLLDQEAIDYNELAELK
- a CDS encoding ribonuclease domain-containing protein; this encodes MDYVRRYGRAPDGYVGGRTFGNYEGHLPKQDNSGDRVRYREWDVNPKIQGRNRGTERLITGSDERAYFTQDHYNSFTEIK